A portion of the Malania oleifera isolate guangnan ecotype guangnan chromosome 3, ASM2987363v1, whole genome shotgun sequence genome contains these proteins:
- the LOC131152348 gene encoding G-type lectin S-receptor-like serine/threonine-protein kinase SD2-5 isoform X2: MFSFKSSDIHWLIKYLHLLLPSFSKVLANSCCAMGPWGFFLFMGYMCLFIVFLSDCLASIQIIGRIYPGLQGSQMNWIDNNGLFLLSNNSNFGFGFAPTQDATFYLLVIVHMDRSTVVWSANRGSPVQNSDMFVFNKSGNAFLEMGGRIVWSTDTSGKGVSAMELQDSGNLVLIGNDSSIIWQSFKHPTNTLLSNQEFAEGMKLVSDPNPNNFSYFLEIKSGDMILYVDFETPQPYWSMGKENRKIINQQDESNPNATWVAVLGTDGFLSFSDLQMGGSSVSSQTKIPNDPCSTPLPCDVYYVCSSNNMCQCPSVLNSISSCNPGIVSPCNQSKGSTELVNAGQGLNYFALGFVPPTSRTDLSGCKASCLENCSCIALFFEIGSGNCFLFDRIGSLQISEKGTGVASYIKIMSNGSNGETQHGSSQNRFAFVVIIAISTVLVIIGLLYIGFRYYQKRHELPESPHENSEEDNFLQNLSGMPIRFSYADLQTATNNFSVKLGQGGFGSVYEGVLPDGTQLAVKKLEGIGQGKKEFRAEVSIIGSIHHLHLVRLKGFCAEGTHRLLAYEYMAKGSLDKWIFKKHSDDFLLDWDIRFNIALGTAKGLAYLHEDCDSKIVHCDIKPENVLLDDNFLSKVSDFGLAKLMTREQSHVFTTLRGTRGYLAPEWITNYAISEKSDVYSYGMLLLEIIGGRKNFDPTEGSEKAHFPSYAFKMLEEGKLRTILDLKLNVDESDERVSTAIRAALWCIQEDMHVRPSMTKVVQMLEGLCDVPQPPTSSQLGSRLYSNFFKSISEGGTSSGPSDCNSDTHISAMRLSGPR, from the exons ATGTTTAGTTTCAAATCCTCTGATATTCATTGGTTAATCAAATATCTTCATCTTCTGTTACCTTCATTCTCCAAAGTTTTAGCTAATTCTTGCTGTGCCATGGGGCCTTGGGGGTTCTTCCTTTTCATGGGCTACATGTGTTTGTTCATTGTCTTTCTATCAGACTGTCTGGCTAGCATTCAAATAATTGGCAGGATTTATCCCGGGTTGCAAGGATCTCAAATGAATTGGATCGATAACAATGGATTGTTTCTCTTGTCAAACAATTCAAATTTCGGTTTCGGCTTCGCCCCTACCCAAGATGCCACCTTCTATCTATTAGTCATCGTTCATATGGATAGATCAACAGTAGTCTGGTCTGCAAATAGAGGTTCGCCGGTTCAGAACTCTGACATGTTCGTCTTCAATAAAAGTGGGAATGCATTCTTAGAGATGGGGGGAAGAATAGTTTGGTCTACAGATACTTCCGGCAAGGGAGTTTCTGCAATGGAATTGCAGGACTCAGGGAATTTGGTTTTGATTGGGAATGACAGTAGCATAATTTGGCAGAGCTTTAAGCACCCCACCAACACCCTTCTGTCAAACCAAGAGTTCGCCGAAGGAATGAAGCTCGTCAGCGACCCCAATCCCAATAACTTTAGCTATTTTCTCGAAATCAAGTCTGGCGATATGATTCTCTATGTCGATTTTGAAACTCCGCAGCCTTATTGGTCTATGGGGAAGGAAAATCGGAAAATCATCAACCAGCAAG ATGAATCCAATCCCAATGCAACTTGGGTTGCAGTACTAGGAACCGATGGGTTTCTCTCCTTCAGCGATCTCCAAATGGGCGGATCAAGTGTTTCTTCTCAAACAAAAATACCAAATGACCCGTGCAGCACCCCACTGCCTTGTGATGTATATTATGTTTGTTCCAGTAACAACATGTGCCAATGTCCTTCTGTGCTTAACTCTATTTCAAGTTGCAATCCTGGGATTGTCTCTCCATGTAACCAGTCGAAGGGTTCAACAGAGCTTGTAAATGCTGGTCAAGGGCTCAACTATTTTGCACTTGGGTTTGTTCCGCCCACTTCAAGAACTGACTTAAGTGGTTGCAAAGCCTCTTGTCTTGAGAACTGCTCATGCATCGCTTTGTTCTTTGAGATCGGTTCGGGGAATTGTTTTCTGTTTGACAGAATAGGAAGCTTGCAAATTTCTGAGAAGGGCACAGGTGTTGCTTCATACATTAAGATCATGAGCAATGGAAGCAATGGAGAGACGCAGCATGGAAGCAGCCAGAATCGTTTCGCATTTGTTGTGATTATAGCTATTTCAACAGTTCTTGTTATTATTGGTCTGCTTTATATTGGATTTCGATACTACCAGAAAAGGCATGAATTGCCGGAGTCCCCACACGAAAATTCAGAGGAGGATAATTTCTTGCAAAATCTATCTGGGATGCCTATCCGTTTTAGTTATGCCGATCTTCAAACTGCGACAAATAACTTCTCCGTGAAGCTTGGGCAAGGAGGATTTGGGTCAGTTTATGAAGGGGTACTTCCAGATGGAACTCAACTGGCTGTGAAGAAACTGGAAGGCATTGGTCAAGGAAAGAAAGAGTTCCGGGCTGAAGTTAGCATCATTGGCAGCATCCATCATCTTCACTTGGTCAGGCTCAAAGGCTTTTGTGCTGAAGGAACGCATCGACTTCTTGCTTACGAGTACATGGCAAAAGGGTCTTTGGATAAATGGATTTTCAAGAAACACAGTGATGATTTCTTGCTGGACTGGGATATAAGATTCAATATAGCATTGGGCACAGCAAAGGGACTTGCCTATCTTCATGAAGATTGTGATTCAAAGATTGTTCATTGTGACATAAAACCAGAAAATGTGCTCCTTGATGATAATTTCCTTTCTAAAGTCTCAGATTTCGGCTTGGCCAAGCTGATGACCCGGGAGCAAAGCCATGTTTTCACAACACTTAGGGGCACGAGAGGGTACCTTGCGCCGGAATGGATCACAAACTATGCCATATCCGAGAAGAGTGATGTTTACAGCTACGGGATGTTGTTGCTCGAGATAATTGGGGGGAGAAAAAACTTTGATCCCACAGAAGGCTCAGAGAAAGCCCATTTCCCATCCTATGCTTTTAAGATGTTGGAAGAAGGGAAACTGAGAACCATCCTTGATTTGAAGCTGAATGTGGATGAATCAGATGAGAGGGTTTCCACTGCAATTAGAGCAGCATTGTGGTGCATACAGGAAGATATGCATGTTAGGCCATCAATGACTAAAGTGGTTCAAATGCTTGAAGGTCTCTGTGATGTTCCCCAGCCACCTACTTCTTCTCAACTGGGTTCCCGCCTTTATTCGAATTTCTTCAAGTCAATCAGCGAGGGGGGAACTTCATCAGGGCCATCAGATTGCAATAGCGATACACATATATCTGCCATGCGACTTTCAGGGCCGAGATGA
- the LOC131152348 gene encoding G-type lectin S-receptor-like serine/threonine-protein kinase SD2-5 isoform X1, with the protein MFSFKSSDIHWLIKYLHLLLPSFSKVLANSCCAMGPWGFFLFMGYMCLFIVFLSDCLASIQIIGRIYPGLQGSQMNWIDNNGLFLLSNNSNFGFGFAPTQDATFYLLVIVHMDRSTVVWSANRGSPVQNSDMFVFNKSGNAFLEMGGRIVWSTDTSGKGVSAMELQDSGNLVLIGNDSSIIWQSFKHPTNTLLSNQEFAEGMKLVSDPNPNNFSYFLEIKSGDMILYVDFETPQPYWSMGKENRKIINQQGGVVTSASLSNNSWRFYDQNKVLLWQFVFSDESNPNATWVAVLGTDGFLSFSDLQMGGSSVSSQTKIPNDPCSTPLPCDVYYVCSSNNMCQCPSVLNSISSCNPGIVSPCNQSKGSTELVNAGQGLNYFALGFVPPTSRTDLSGCKASCLENCSCIALFFEIGSGNCFLFDRIGSLQISEKGTGVASYIKIMSNGSNGETQHGSSQNRFAFVVIIAISTVLVIIGLLYIGFRYYQKRHELPESPHENSEEDNFLQNLSGMPIRFSYADLQTATNNFSVKLGQGGFGSVYEGVLPDGTQLAVKKLEGIGQGKKEFRAEVSIIGSIHHLHLVRLKGFCAEGTHRLLAYEYMAKGSLDKWIFKKHSDDFLLDWDIRFNIALGTAKGLAYLHEDCDSKIVHCDIKPENVLLDDNFLSKVSDFGLAKLMTREQSHVFTTLRGTRGYLAPEWITNYAISEKSDVYSYGMLLLEIIGGRKNFDPTEGSEKAHFPSYAFKMLEEGKLRTILDLKLNVDESDERVSTAIRAALWCIQEDMHVRPSMTKVVQMLEGLCDVPQPPTSSQLGSRLYSNFFKSISEGGTSSGPSDCNSDTHISAMRLSGPR; encoded by the coding sequence ATGTTTAGTTTCAAATCCTCTGATATTCATTGGTTAATCAAATATCTTCATCTTCTGTTACCTTCATTCTCCAAAGTTTTAGCTAATTCTTGCTGTGCCATGGGGCCTTGGGGGTTCTTCCTTTTCATGGGCTACATGTGTTTGTTCATTGTCTTTCTATCAGACTGTCTGGCTAGCATTCAAATAATTGGCAGGATTTATCCCGGGTTGCAAGGATCTCAAATGAATTGGATCGATAACAATGGATTGTTTCTCTTGTCAAACAATTCAAATTTCGGTTTCGGCTTCGCCCCTACCCAAGATGCCACCTTCTATCTATTAGTCATCGTTCATATGGATAGATCAACAGTAGTCTGGTCTGCAAATAGAGGTTCGCCGGTTCAGAACTCTGACATGTTCGTCTTCAATAAAAGTGGGAATGCATTCTTAGAGATGGGGGGAAGAATAGTTTGGTCTACAGATACTTCCGGCAAGGGAGTTTCTGCAATGGAATTGCAGGACTCAGGGAATTTGGTTTTGATTGGGAATGACAGTAGCATAATTTGGCAGAGCTTTAAGCACCCCACCAACACCCTTCTGTCAAACCAAGAGTTCGCCGAAGGAATGAAGCTCGTCAGCGACCCCAATCCCAATAACTTTAGCTATTTTCTCGAAATCAAGTCTGGCGATATGATTCTCTATGTCGATTTTGAAACTCCGCAGCCTTATTGGTCTATGGGGAAGGAAAATCGGAAAATCATCAACCAGCAAGGTGGAGTCGTTACTTCAGCGTCTCTTAGTAACAATTCATGGAGATTTTATGATCAAAACAAAGTCTTACTGTGGCAGTTTGTTTTCTCAGATGAATCCAATCCCAATGCAACTTGGGTTGCAGTACTAGGAACCGATGGGTTTCTCTCCTTCAGCGATCTCCAAATGGGCGGATCAAGTGTTTCTTCTCAAACAAAAATACCAAATGACCCGTGCAGCACCCCACTGCCTTGTGATGTATATTATGTTTGTTCCAGTAACAACATGTGCCAATGTCCTTCTGTGCTTAACTCTATTTCAAGTTGCAATCCTGGGATTGTCTCTCCATGTAACCAGTCGAAGGGTTCAACAGAGCTTGTAAATGCTGGTCAAGGGCTCAACTATTTTGCACTTGGGTTTGTTCCGCCCACTTCAAGAACTGACTTAAGTGGTTGCAAAGCCTCTTGTCTTGAGAACTGCTCATGCATCGCTTTGTTCTTTGAGATCGGTTCGGGGAATTGTTTTCTGTTTGACAGAATAGGAAGCTTGCAAATTTCTGAGAAGGGCACAGGTGTTGCTTCATACATTAAGATCATGAGCAATGGAAGCAATGGAGAGACGCAGCATGGAAGCAGCCAGAATCGTTTCGCATTTGTTGTGATTATAGCTATTTCAACAGTTCTTGTTATTATTGGTCTGCTTTATATTGGATTTCGATACTACCAGAAAAGGCATGAATTGCCGGAGTCCCCACACGAAAATTCAGAGGAGGATAATTTCTTGCAAAATCTATCTGGGATGCCTATCCGTTTTAGTTATGCCGATCTTCAAACTGCGACAAATAACTTCTCCGTGAAGCTTGGGCAAGGAGGATTTGGGTCAGTTTATGAAGGGGTACTTCCAGATGGAACTCAACTGGCTGTGAAGAAACTGGAAGGCATTGGTCAAGGAAAGAAAGAGTTCCGGGCTGAAGTTAGCATCATTGGCAGCATCCATCATCTTCACTTGGTCAGGCTCAAAGGCTTTTGTGCTGAAGGAACGCATCGACTTCTTGCTTACGAGTACATGGCAAAAGGGTCTTTGGATAAATGGATTTTCAAGAAACACAGTGATGATTTCTTGCTGGACTGGGATATAAGATTCAATATAGCATTGGGCACAGCAAAGGGACTTGCCTATCTTCATGAAGATTGTGATTCAAAGATTGTTCATTGTGACATAAAACCAGAAAATGTGCTCCTTGATGATAATTTCCTTTCTAAAGTCTCAGATTTCGGCTTGGCCAAGCTGATGACCCGGGAGCAAAGCCATGTTTTCACAACACTTAGGGGCACGAGAGGGTACCTTGCGCCGGAATGGATCACAAACTATGCCATATCCGAGAAGAGTGATGTTTACAGCTACGGGATGTTGTTGCTCGAGATAATTGGGGGGAGAAAAAACTTTGATCCCACAGAAGGCTCAGAGAAAGCCCATTTCCCATCCTATGCTTTTAAGATGTTGGAAGAAGGGAAACTGAGAACCATCCTTGATTTGAAGCTGAATGTGGATGAATCAGATGAGAGGGTTTCCACTGCAATTAGAGCAGCATTGTGGTGCATACAGGAAGATATGCATGTTAGGCCATCAATGACTAAAGTGGTTCAAATGCTTGAAGGTCTCTGTGATGTTCCCCAGCCACCTACTTCTTCTCAACTGGGTTCCCGCCTTTATTCGAATTTCTTCAAGTCAATCAGCGAGGGGGGAACTTCATCAGGGCCATCAGATTGCAATAGCGATACACATATATCTGCCATGCGACTTTCAGGGCCGAGATGA